The window AATTGGGTCTGAAGAAACCGATTGTAAGTTAATTGTTCTCTTTCTTCTTAAATTTTCCTCAATTTCATCTGCTTCGATGTATGTAAAGCTTATTAATTACGTATCAATGTCTCTTAGTTTGACGAATTGGGTTTGATTTGAAATCGAGAAAATATGGATCAAGGAGGACGTGCGTTTGTGTCGGCGTTGAGTGTCGGAATAGGAATCGGAGTTGGGCTTGGTGTCGGGAGAACGGTCAACCGTTTGACCGCCGGTAATGATTCATCGACAAATGCTCTGACGCCACAAATAATGGAGCGTGAGATGCTTGGTTTGATCATGGATGGAAAAGATAGCAAAGTCACTTTCTATGAATTTCCATATTATCTCAGGTAATCACAATCCTTCTGCGATTCTAGTTTTGTTGAATGATTTTGGTttgattcatttttttaaaaagtcTTCTAGTTTATCTTCTATAAAATTGGACAAAACTGATCCTTGTATGATTTAGGGGAGAATTTTGGTAGACTTTTTAACAAGAAGCATTACATTATTCTTTCATCAAGTAgataatgaaattatgttttgctttttaaattaattctGAATTTACCTCCTTATTTGGTTTATAATATAACACACCATTGTTTTGTTGGCCTTTTCAACAGTGAGCAAACAAGGGTCTTACTTACAAGTGCTGCCTGTTTTTATTTAAAGAACATCGATTTTTCTAAGCACACAAGGAACCTTGCTCCCGCAAGTCGAACTATATTGTTATCTGGGCCTGCTGGTTAGTTTTTTTAGGCCCATTTGTTACACAGGAAAAAACAGAACAAAACAAAGCCGGTTATATTGGTTATACTTATGGTATGCATTGGACTGAGCAGACAAAAATTGTCATTTTTGTCCCACCATCCAAAGGTGGTGTAGAGCaaagacgtaaataccctccACATCACCATCATCAAAAATAGCCTTAACATTGATCTTAAACCTTCCCAAATTTACTTGCTTTTTGTGGCTTTGAAGAACTTTATCAACAAATGCTTGCCAAAGCTTTGGCTCATTATTTTGAAGCCAAATTGCTATTGCTGGATGTTACGGATTTCTCACTAAAGGTTAGTTAGTATTAgcatttcatttaataaaaattttaatttatactTCTACTAATCTCGTTCGATATTGTTTTCTTTTAGCTTCAAAGCAAATATGGGCCTTCTTCTAAACCAAACGTAAGCATTATGACAACTTCATAACCACTCATTCATTTATGTGTAATCTTCTTATATATTTCTGAACCAAATGCATTTTGTAGTCGTTGAAAAGGTCTATATCAGAAACTACGTTGGCACGAATGTCTGggttattcgaaggactatctgtGATTCAACCCAAACAAGAAAGAAAAGGTATTTAAATTCGTTTGTTAAGCATACTATCTCCATGTTCGACAAAATGAAATAATCTTAATCAGTTGTATGCTATAAGAGCCTCGGGAAGATAGTGTTTGGATATGCTTACAACTGGATAAATTCTTCAGAAATCTTTTagtatataaaaaattaatagATAAAATTACCAAGAAGGTTATTCTTATATATTGTTGATTATCACCGACGGGATAACACTAACAGTTTATGATAATATTTTGTACATATTAGTATTTATCAGTGAATCCTTAAATAATTATCATCCATAATTCCAGTAATCAAATTTTCTCCTATTAGAAATATTAatgtatagttttttttttaataaagggTCAGTAGTAATATAGCAATTTTTGTTTGGATAATCATAAAATTGACCAAAATGGGTGGTATCACTGAACATCCACCTTTTGAAcattaaaataatcataaaatttGTAAAATGGATTTATGAAATTATCTTATTCGGTTAATGTTGGATCGTTGTTCTGCACAGGGGGTTTACGTAGACAAAGCAGTGTCGCAGATTTAGGATCAAGGTATGAATTATTATATTATTGGCTGTTGACTGAAATATTGACCTTCTGGAATTCGGTGActgtgttctttttttttttttttttttttttgtaattgcaGAGGGGCTGAACCTCTCCAGAATCCACCAAACCTTCGGAGAAATGCGTCTACTGCAGCTAATATGGATCAGTTTGCTTCAAACAATGCTCCAGTTAATCCAGGTACTAAATAGTTCAAAATGTAACAAAGGCTTTGTGCTATTGTTGTTCAAAAATTGAATTCAGTTAGTTTTTAAATGTGTCTTATAAAAACAAAATGGCATTTTGAAAGTTGCACTAGACAGAATAGAAAAGGTTGTATTGAGTTTGTGAATAggacaaaaattgcaattttttgtcCCACCCAAAATAGGTTGGACAAGGACTCACTCTCAATATCTCTTATGTGCAAAATACGTAAATACTCTCCTCATCCTCATAATTAAATATATACCCATAGAGCTTTTTCCCGAATAGTGAAGTGTAATTAGTCTTGTCTCATGTAACAAATCAACTTGAGGTTGCACTTGTTACACTGGACAAAACTTGATGAGACTGGACAAGACTGACAAGTTTTCTAGGGCTATTTTCGATGATCATGATGAGAAAGAATTCACGTCTTTTGCACAAACGACAGATCGAGAGTAATTGTTGTCCCACCTTTTTGGGTAGGGCAAAATATTGTAATTTTGTCTCATTTACACCAGTATCGGTCCCAGTCCAATGCATGTCAAACGTAGTATAAGGTCATCATGTCATGTCATGTAATGTTCTGTATTGTCTTGTCCTGTATAACACATGGGGCCTAAAAATTCTTGAAACGTATAAATTTCTTTTCCGCTTTTGGTAACCAATGATATTGTCTTCTTCAATTCTCAGCTCCACTTAGGCGCACAAGCAGCTGGTCTTTCGATGAGAAGTTATTTTTGCAAACCCTATACAAGGTATCATGCCTCCTTTCATTTCCTTTGCtacatgttttatttatttatttaatggaCTTATTGGAGAGATGACTTAATACGGTAAGCTATTCACAAATACTATACAAAAATTTTCATATGAAAATTCATTCCATTCCTTGAGGCCGACCAAACATAATCATGGAATGTACATTTTATTCCATTTCCATGGTCATTCCTAACATTTCCCAAGTGTAGCATCATTttcttaaatacattttaaacatcatttatatcTATACAACACTTTATCCAAACAACACTTAAATGCAGGTTCTCACTTTCACATCAAACAACAGTCCAATCGTGTTATACCTTCGAGACGTTGAAAAATTCCTAGGAAAATCTCAAAGAGTATACATCCTCTTccaaaaaatgttaaaaaaaatatcagGACCAATATTAATCATCGGTTCACAAGTTGTTGACCACGATCAAGACTTCGGTGTAGTAGACGAGCGTATCACTGCCGTGTTCCCCTACACCATCGATATCAAACCACCAGAAGAAGAAAACCATCTAGTCAACTGGAGGAACCAATTGCAAGAAGACATGAAGATGATTCAGTTTCAAGATAACCGAAATCATATTAGTGAAGTGCTTGCAGCTAATGATCTTGAATGTGATGATCTTGGTGCTATTTGTGTTGCGGACACGATTGTTATTAGCAAatatattgaagaaattgtggtaTCGGCGATCTCTCATCATTTAATGAATACTAATAATCCTCATTACCGAAACGGAAAATTAGTTATTTGTGCTGAGAGGTTAGATCCATTtttatattgtttaattatttagaCAAATATTATTGGGGCAAATTATAGAAAACCTATTGTATTTTGGGAAATTTTGTGGTTTAGTTACTTACACTTTATCTTTTCCACTCAAAccataaaaaattaaaacatgtTCCAAACGAAGTATTTGTGGTTAAACCGCAAAACAGCTAAAGAATATAATGGTTTTGTAATTTTCTCAATGTTATTTTCTAATGTCTATATTGCTGACTTATTGTGTTGAAAATTGAGCAGTTTGTCGAGTGGTTTGAGTTTATTCAACGAAGGTCGATCTGTGAAGACGGGCCCACCACAGGTAAAGGCTCTATTTGTGAAACGTTATGATGGTTAAAAATGgtgaatttgattttattatatatttgattatagaaTGCAAccggcacaacatcagaaacaaaACCCGCACCCGCAGCTGCAGCTGCTCCTGCCGCCACTGCTCCTACGAATGTTGATGATGCTGCTGCCGCCACTGATCCACCACCAGTAAAAGCTCCGGTACGTCCAACATTCTCAAGGACGTTTTTGTTATGCACGACATTAGAACAacaataatcttattattatatTGTGTTTGACATACTTTAATATTTCTAAATGCAAATATGCGATTGACACTTTTTGTCTAATCAAAAAGTATTAacaaatagagtaaattacatttttgctcCTTGAGAATAATTGAGTTTTGTAAGTTTGGTCTTAATAAGTTTTCTATTGACATTTGGTATTTATTTGAGGTTTTTGGTCCATATTCCAAATAAAATGACCATTGATATAGTTGGTATTAgcaattttggtccaaaaatatatTCATATTATTTATAATGTTACCAAAACCTGAAAATAtggaccaaaattgtaatttattctaatatattcatatatttagaatttttaatgttaaatatgTTAAACTTATCGAGTATATTTCAGGAAGTACCTCCGGACAACGAATTCGAGAAGCGAATAAGACCCGAGGTGATTCCGGCGAATGAAATCGGCGTAACATTCGCCGACATCGGCGCCCTAAGTGAAATCAAGGAATCCCTCCAAGAACTCGTAATGCTCCCACTCCGCCGCCCGGACTTATTCATCGGCGGCCTTCTAAAACCTTGCCGGGGAATCCTCCTATTCGGACCTCCGGGAACCGGAAAAACCATGCTAGCGAAGGCCATTGCCAGCGAGGCAGGCGCGAGTTTTATAAATGTGTCGATGTCTACGATTACTTCAAAGTGGTTCGGAGAAGATGAGAAAAATGTGAGAGCTTTGTTTACGCTTGCAGCTAAGGTGTCGCCGACGATTATATTTGTTGATGAGGTGGATAGTATGTTGGGTCAAAGGTCAAAAGGTGGAGAACATGAAGCTATGAGGAAGATTAAGAATGAGTTTATGACTCATTGGGATGGATTGTTGTCGAAATCGGGTGAGAGGATTCTTGTTCTTGCTGCTACTAATCGGCCTTTTGATCTTGATGAAGCAATTATTAGGCGTTTCGAAAGAAGGTAAGCCACTTCTACTTTCatcattttttggttttttttagaTTATTTAAAGCAGCTAAAATCTTTTGTACTTTTTTTAAACCCTGGGAAAATAACTTTTTATCGATTTAGTAGGTGTAGGTGTACTATTATTATATAGTTATAAAAtgactaaactgcacaaatggttttctgtggtttgctcaaaattgtcaatttggtccaaaaaaaatttggattaataccacaggtccaaagttttcattttattgCGAGTTCGGTCCAAAGCACTTTAAAATTTCTTCaaatgacggatttgcccttctatttgtttttttccttttttttttttaccttttattattttattattttaattacaaAAGGCCcgacccctctctctctctctctctccaatccTTTTCTGGCCTTTTGTCTTAAAGAATTTCACCATTTTTGCCCTCTTCCTAGTACTCTGCGTTGATACCACTGCTTNNNNNNNNNNNNNNNNNNNNNNNNNNNNNNNNNNNNNNNNNNNNNNNNNNNNNNNNNNNNNNNNNNNNNNNNNNNNNNNNNNNNNNNNNNNNNNNNNNNNNNNNNNNNNNNNNNNNNNNNNNNNNNNNNNNNNNNNNNNNNNNNNNNNNNNNNNNNNNNNNNNNNNNNNNNNNNNNNNNNNNNNNNNNNNNNNNNNNNNNNNNNNNNNNNNNNNNNNNNNNNNNNNNNNNNNNNNNNNNNNNNNNNNNNNNNNNNNNNNNNNNNNNNNNNNNNNNNNNNNNNNNNNNNNNNNNNNNNNNNNNNNNNNNNNNNNNNNNNNNNNNNNNNNNNNNNNNNNNNNNNNNNNNNNNNNNNNNNNNNNNNNNNNNNNNNNNNNNNNNNNNNNNNNNNNNNNNNNNNNNNNNNNNNNNNNNNNNNNNNNNNNNNNNNNNNNNNNNNNNNNNNNNNNNNNNNNNNNNNNNNNNNNNNNNNNNNNNNNNNNNNNNNNNNNNNNNNNNNNNNNNNNNNNNNNNNNNNNNNNNNNNNNNNNNNNNNNNNNNNNNNNNNNNNNNNNNNNNNNNNNNNNNNNNNNNNNNNNNNNNNNNNNNNNNNNNNNNNNNNNNNNNNNNNNNNNNNNNNNNNNNNNNNNNNNNNNNNNNNNNNNNNNNNNNNNNNNNNNNNNNNNNNNNNNNNNNNNNNNNNNNNNNNNNNNNNNNNNNNNNNNNNNNNNNNNNNNNNNNNNNNNNNNNNNNNNNNNNNNNNNNNNNNNNNNNNNNNNNNNNNNNNNNNNNNNNNNNNNNNNNNNNNNNNNNNNNNNNNNNNNNNNNNNNNNNNNNNNNNNNNNNNNNNNNNNNNNNNNNNNNNNNNNNNNNNNNNNNNNNNNNNNNNNNNNNNNNNNNNNNNNNNNNNNNNNNNNNNNNNNNNNNNNNNNNNNNNNNNNNNNNNNNNNNNNNNNNNNNNNNNNNNNNNNNNNNNNNNNNNNNNNNNNNNNNNNNNNNNNNNNNNNNNNNNNNNNNNNNNNNNNNNNNNNNNNNNNNNNNNNNNNNNNNNNNNNNNNNNNNNNNNNNNNNNNNNNNNNNNNNNNNNNNNNNNNNNNNNNNNNNNNNNNNNNNNNNNNNNNNNNNNNNNNNNNNNNNNNNNNNNNNNNNNNNNNNNNNNNNNNNNNNNNNNNNNNNNNNNNNNNNNNNNNNNNNNNNNNNNNNNNNNNNNNNNNNNNNNNNNNNNNNNNNNNNNNNNNNNNNNNNNNNNNNNNNNNNNNNNNNNNNNNNNNNNNNNNNNNNAAGCAGTGGTATCAACGCAGAGTActcaaacttttttggaccaaagtggcaattttaaacaaaccacagagaccatttgtgcagtttagtcttATAAAATAATAGTTCATGAGCTAATAGC of the Lactuca sativa cultivar Salinas chromosome 6, Lsat_Salinas_v11, whole genome shotgun sequence genome contains:
- the LOC111901081 gene encoding uncharacterized protein LOC111901081 yields the protein MDQGGRAFVSALSVGIGIGVGLGVGRTVNRLTAGNDSSTNALTPQIMEREMLGLIMDGKDSKVTFYEFPYYLSEQTRVLLTSAACFYLKNIDFSKHTRNLAPASRTILLSGPAELYQQMLAKALAHYFEAKLLLLDVTDFSLKLQSKYGPSSKPNSLKRSISETTLARMSGLFEGLSVIQPKQERKGGLRRQSSVADLGSRGAEPLQNPPNLRRNASTAANMDQFASNNAPVNPAPLRRTSSWSFDEKLFLQTLYKVLTFTSNNSPIVLYLRDVEKFLGKSQRVYILFQKMLKKISGPILIIGSQVVDHDQDFGVVDERITAVFPYTIDIKPPEEENHLVNWRNQLQEDMKMIQFQDNRNHISEVLAANDLECDDLGAICVADTIVISKYIEEIVVSAISHHLMNTNNPHYRNGKLVICAESLSSGLSLFNEGRSVKTGPPQNATGTTSETKPAPAAAAAPAATAPTNVDDAAAATDPPPVKAPEVPPDNEFEKRIRPEVIPANEIGVTFADIGALSEIKESLQELVMLPLRRPDLFIGGLLKPCRGILLFGPPGTGKTMLAKAIASEAGASFINVSMSTITSKWFGEDEKNVRALFTLAAKVSPTIIFVDEVDSMLGQRSKGGEHEAMRKIKNEFMTHWDGLLSKSGERILVLAATNRPFDLDEAIIRRFERRIMVGLPSVEQRETIFKTLLSKEQVVEGLDFREIANMTEGFTGSDLKNLCTTAAYRPVRELIQQERQKDLEKKKKAESGDSSESPKRVITIRPLNMKDFREAKTQVAASFAAEGSIMSELKQWNDQYGEGGSRKQSTQHLTYFL